The following is a genomic window from Acidimicrobiales bacterium.
ATCACCTGGTCGAGGTGGACGCGGTCGATCTCCTGCGTGTAGCCGGCGAAGTGCTTCGCCTGGGCCATGACGCCTTGGGACTGGATCCCCTCGATCTCGGCGACGCCCATCCTCGCGACGAGGAGCGGGTCCTCTCCGTAGCTCTCGAAGGCGCGCCCGGACTCCGGGACGCGCTGGACGTTGAGGTCGGGGGCCTGGACGACGTCGATGCCCTGGCCGCGGGCCTCGGCGCCGAGCACCTCGCCGTAGCGGCGGGCGAGGTCGGGGTCGAAGCTCGCGGCGATCCCGAGGGACGAGGGCAGCTGCGTCACGCCCACGTCGTGGAAGGCGAGGCCGTTCGGGCCATCCTGGAGGGTGAGGGGCGGGATGCACAGCGAGGGGACGCCGGTGTTCTCGTTCTCGTAGCCGTTGCGCGCCCGAAGGACGAGGAAGGCGAGCTGCTCGCGAAGCGTCATCCGCCGGACGACCTCGGCGGCGAGCTGGTCGGGCGAGCTCGCCGCCGCCGCGGCCGGGCTCGCCCACGGGCAGCGCGCCCCCCGGTGGTGCCCGGCCGGGTGCGGGTGCCGGGTTCGCGCCGCGGCGACGGGCGCGAGTGCGAGGGCGGGGAAGCAGCACGCCAGCGCGAGGGCGGCGAGACCGTGGCGCGCGGTGCGCGAGCGCCTCGGGCCGGCCGCGAGCAGGCGAACGGGAGGGCTCGGCCGCAGGAGCACGCTCGGACCTCGTGGGGGGCTTGGTCGGGCGACGGGGAGGCTAGCACCGCCCGTCTCGCACCGGTCCCCGCCCGCCTCGCCGCGGGCGGGCGGCACCTCGCCGCGGCGCCTCGAGGGCCGAGGGTGCCCCTGCCAGCGGGCCGGGGACGGCGAGGCCCGGACCGCTAGTTCGTCGCCAGCCCCACCACGCTCCCCGCGCTCGAGCCGGCCCGCCCCTCGTAGCGGGCGTCGCCGAAGGCGTAGACGGCGCCGGTTCGGGTAGCGAGCCAGTAGCCGCGGCCGTCCGGGGTGGCCGCGAGCGCGACGACGGGTCCGTCGGCGACGCCAGCGGCGGAGCCGTAGCTGCGGGCATCGCCGAAGGCGTAGACCGCGCCGGCGCGCGTCGCCACCCAGTACCCCTTCCCGTCCGGGGTGGCCGCGATGGCCGCCGCGACGTCGCCGGCGCCGAGGACGGGCGAGCCGAGCCGGACCGCCGAGCCGAGCGCCTCGACGCTGCCGTTCGCGCCGAGGAGCCAGCACCCGTGCCCGCCCGAGGAGGGCGCGAGGCCCACGACGGGGGAGGAAGGCCGGGGGCGCGCACCGCCGAAGGCGGGGGCGTCGCCGTAGGCGTAGACGGCGCCCGAAGGCGAGAAGAGCCAGTACCCCCCGCCGTCGGCGTCGGCGACGATCCCCGCGACGTGCACCGCCGGGCCCCCGTGCGGTGACGCGTCCCCGAACGCGTAGACGTTCCCGCCGGCGGTGGCGAGCCAGTAGCCCTGGCCGCTCGGCGTCGCCGCGATACCGACGACGCGCGCGCCGGGCGGCGAGCCGACGAGCCCGCCGAGGGCCGGGAGGCTGCCGAAGCCCACGACCTCGCCGGCCGAGGTCGCGAGCCGGTACCCGTCGGCGGAGAACCGCACCTCCACCGGGCCACGCCTCGCGGCCGGCCCGACGCCGTGCCGCTCGTTCACCGCGGCGACGGAGAAGGTGTACGCCGCCCCCACCGAGAGCCCGCTCGCCACGGCGGCGCGGGCACCGGGTCCGACGCGCCAGTGCAGGACCGGCACGCCCGGCGCGCTCGCCGAGACCGCGTAGCCGGTGATCGGCGAGCCGCCGTCGCTGAGCGGGGCCCCCCAGCGCAAGAGCGCCCGGTCCCCGTCGATCGCGACGCGAAGGCCGACGGGCGGGCTCGGCGGGCTCGGCAGGTAGCGGAAGGTCGTCGCGGGCGACGTCAGGGTGCGCCCGGCGCGCGTCACGACGCGGATCGGCACGCTCGCGCCGGCCCGCCCGGGAGCGGAGCTGACGACGAGGAGGTAGGGGTCGCCGTCGGGGTAGCCCGACCCGGCGGCGAGGCGGCGCGCCAGGTTGCGCCCGAAACGGACCGCGACGGCGCCGTCGAGGTTGTCCCCGAACAGCGCGACGCGCGTCCCGCCGGCGGCGGGGCCGCTGCGCGGGTGCACCGCCGCGAGGCTCGGCGAGGCGGGGTTGAAGTAGACGAAGGTGTCGACCGACGGGTTGCGCCGGGCGCAGCCCGTGGGGCTGCACGGGACGACGTCCACGGGGCCCGGCAGGCTGCTCGGCGCGACGACCGTGATCGAGCGGTCGGAGACCACCCGCACGTCGTAGCTCGTCGCCGCGCCCGATGGCGAGGTCACGTCGAAGGGGATGAAGGCGACGTCGCGCACCTGGGCGAGGCCGGAGCCGGTGATGCGCACGAGCGTGCCGCCCGTCGTCGGACCGCCGTAGGCGCCGATCCGGCGGACGAGGGGGATGCCCGCGTAGGCGAAGCGCACCACGTTGCTCCGGCCCCCGACGCTCTGCACGCTGACGCCTCCTGCCAGCGGCTTCGGCTCCGCGCTCGCGCTGGAGGCCGCCGGCGGCGGGTCGATCATGATCGTGCTCGAGGAGATCTCGGTGATCTGGAGCTGCTCGCTCGAAGGATCGCTCGGCGGGCCGAAGTTGACCCACTCGAAGCTGTTGAAGGCGAAGCCGCTGCCGTGGATCGTCACCGGCGTGGACCCCGACGCGTCCGCGGGGTTCGGGGAGATCGAGGTGATCGTAGGTGCCGGCGCGTAGTCGTACTCGGTCGCCGCGGGAGCGACCTCCGTCTCGGGCGTGGGGTCGACGACGCCAGCGGGTGTGAAGACGACGGGCCCCGAGAGCGACGGCAGGATCGGCGCCGTCGGGCTCGTCCCGCCGGCGCCCGCCACGACGACCTGCACCTGGCACAGCGTGGCCGGGTCGAAGCCGGGGCCCGAGGCGCAGCTCGTCGCGCTCGACTCCGGCGGCACGGTCGCCGTGAGCTCGAAGTCGCTCACGACGTGGACGTCGCTCGCCGGAACACCGCCGAAGGTCACCGAGACGGGCCCGCCCACGAGGAAGCCCGCGCCGAAGACGTCGACCGTGTTGCCGCCAGCGACGTTCCCACCGCTCGGCCCGATCCCCGTCACCACCGGCACGGGCGAGGAACCGCTCTCGGCGACGTAGTCGTAGGTCGCCGCCGGGCCGGGAGCGCTCGTCGCGATCGCGTCCTTTGCGAGGACCGTCACGGTGACATCGACCGGGCCGGCGCCCGCGAAGCTCGCCGCGCTCGGTGAGCGCGTGCTCGGCGGCGCGACCACCGTCACGGAGCTCGCGCCGACCGAGGTCACCTGCGCCGGCGCGGCGCCGAAGTCGACGCGCAGCGCCCCTGGGTCGCCCGCGGGGAAGCCCGAGCCGGTGATCGTCACCGCGGTGCCGCCCCCGCTCGGGCCGTACGCAGGGCTGAGGCCGGTCACCGTGGGTCTCGGCGGCACGACGAGGGAGCTGCCCGTCGCGAGGGCGCACAGGGTGTCGGCGAGTCCGCCGCCGGCGGGCCGCGTCAGGACCGGCGAGCCGAGCCCGGTGGCGAGGTCGTAGCCGGGACCGGCCGAGTAGCCCTGACCCAGGCCGAAGACGTCGTTGGACCCCCGGGTCACGTCGTTGAAGTCCCCGGGGTAGTCGAGGGCCGCCGCCCGGTAGAGCAGGGGCGCGAGGAAGCCGAGGGTCGGACCGGCCGCCGTCGTCGAGAGCGAGGCGCAGGCCGGCGAGCTCGCCGTGTCCGCCATCATCGCCGCCCAGATCGGCGTCGCGGACGAGGTCCCCCCGAGCGTGGTCCACCCCGCCGAGCGACGCGGCCGGCGCGGGGCGTCAGCGCCGAGGCGCGGCGTCGGGCCGAAGGAGCTGCTGTAGACGGTGATGCCCCGCCACTCGTCGGCCGACGCGCTCACGTCCGGGACCTGGCGGTTGGCGGTCGGGTCGACGCCGGGGACGCCCGAGTCCGCCTGCCAGGCGGGGCTCGGCCACGTCGTCGAGATCCCGCCGCCCGTGCCGCCCCAGTTGGCCCCGTCGTTCCACACCGTCTCGGCCCCGGCGAGCGGCGGGTCGTCGCGGCTGAGCGAGGTCCCGCCGACCGCGACGACGTAGGGCTGGGCAGCCGGGTCGTCCACCGAGAGGTACGGCTTCACCGGCACGTTCGAGGCGAAGGGCGTCCCGGCGCAGTCGTCGGACCCCGTGTCCCCCGTGGCGGCGAAGACGGTCTGGCCCTGGGCGGCAGCCTCCTCGAACAGGTAGTTCTCGAGCTGCTGGGCACCGGGCGCGGCGACCTGGAGCGCCGACTCGCACTGGCCCCAGCTCGTCGAGACGATGTTCGCCGCGTCCTGGCTGACGATCGCGTTGTACTCGTCGAGGGCGCCGAAGGTGGTGTTCGGCGCCTCGTACACGAGGACCTGCGCCTGGGGGGCGAGGGCGACGAGGTTCTCGAGGTCGAGGATCGACTCGCCCGAGCCGGACCCGCTCAGGTCGAAGCCGTCGACGGGGACCGTGGTCACCTGGCTGGTGCGGTCGGCGCCGAAGTAGCAGCGCTCGAAGGTGGCGAGGTCGTGCCGCGAGAAGGGCTCGAGCTCGTAGAGCGCGATGCGCTGCCCTGCGCCGAGGCCACCGCGGGCGAACAGGCCGCTCAGGCCGTAGGCGGCAGCCACCTGGGTGTCGGTCCAGCCTCCCGCCGCCCGCGCGGCCGCCGTCGCCGCGGCGCACGCCCGCGGCGTCGTCGAGGCCGGCCCGCCGCCACCGACCCTCGGCGCGAGGCGCGCCCGTGCGGGCGGGTGCGCCGGGCGCGCGAGGAGCGCGTGCGGCACGACGAGGTTGTCGAGACCGAGCACGCTCGCCACGTCGCCCGCCCAGCGCGCCGGCAGGAGCGGCGCCGAGGTCGCGGCCCAGCCCTCCTGTCTGCCTGGGAGCCGGTAGCGCTCGAGGCGCACGTGGAAGGCGGCCTCCACGCGCGCCGCGCTGCCGGCAGCGGGGACGACCATCCGATTCGCCGGGACCCGACCGACCTCGAGGCCGGCCGCGCGGAGCCCCCGCGTCACCGCCGCGACCGCGGCCTCGGTCGGCCCGAAGCGGCGGGCGAAGGCGGCCGGCGTGAGGAAGTGCCGGTACAGGCGCGAGCCGGGATCGGCCACCGCGGCCGCGTAGGCGGCGAGGCCGGCCGGGTCGCGCGGCCGCAGCGCCACCCCCACCTGGAGGATCCGGCGCGCCCCGAGCGCGCCGCCGGGGCGGGCCGAGCGCGGCAGGCGGGCGGGGGCGCCGACCGCCACGAGCGCTACCGGCCCCGGCTCGGCCCCGGCGGCCGCCGGCGAGGCGGCGACGGCGGCCAGCGCGAGCGCCGCGCCGAGGAGCCGCGGTCCGGCCCGGCGCGCCCGGGCGGCGGGCCCGCGGCGCTGCTCGGCGCTCGGCGCCACGACCACCCCCTCCCCGTCTCGGCACGCTCCTGACACGGCTCGACCCCCGGCGTGGCCCGCTCGGACCAGGTGCGGGGCAGGGGCCGTACAGCCCCCGAGCGGGCGCACGATAGCCTGCGGCGCGCGCGGGACCGGACGCGCGGGCCCCGTTCAGGAGGGCGGCGCCGGGGCCTCGGAATGCCGGAGACGCCGCCCGGTGATCTCGCTCGCGACGATCCGCACCCAGTGGCCTCGCTCGCCCGTCACCCACGTGCGCAGCGGGAGGGCGCGCTGGCGCTCCGAGCGCTCGTCGAGCGCCGAGGTGATCTCGCGGCCCACGCCGCGCACGAGGACGCTCCAGCCTTCGCGGACCGCCGGATCCAGCTCGTCGACCTCGAAGGCCACCTTGTCGAGGCTCGAGTGGGCGAGCTTCGTCCCCGGGTCGCTCCTGAAGACGATGTCGTCTCCGTCGAGGACGTAGTTGACCGGGACGACGAGCGGCTGGCCGTCAGCGACCACCGCGAGCCGACCGACGTCCTTCGTCGCGAGCAGGCGGCGGCACTCGCTCTCGTCGAGCTCGTCCAGGCTCCCTGTGCCGCTGTCGGTGTCCATCGCAGATCGCGCCTCCCATCGAGGTCACGCTCGGGCCCGCTGCCGCGAGGCTGCACACGAGTCTGCGTCGCTCGCGTCCCGCAGGCCAGGGCGGAAGGTCACGGCCGGCTGCAGGACCTCGCCGCGTCCCGGGTCGAGAAGGGGCCGGGCGCCCCTAGCGCGCCGCACCCGGCGCGCCTCGACTCGGGGTCGATGAGAGGTTCGGTCCGCGTCGCGACGGTGGCCGGCATCCCCCTGCGCGTCCACTGGAGCCTCGGCCTCCTCGTGGTCCTCGTCCTCGCCACGACTCCCTCGGGCGGCAGCGCGCTAGCCGGGCGCGCCGCCTACGTCGCGGGCCTGTTCGCCTCGGTGACCGTCCACGAGCTCGCCCACGGGATCGTGGCTCGCCGGCGCGGCCTCGTGGTACGCGACGTCGTGCTGCTCCCGATCGGCGGCGTCACCGAGGTCGAGCACCTCGGTGAGTCCGCGCGCGACGAGCTGCGCGTCGCGATCGCCGGGCCGGCCTCGTCGCTCGCGATCGGCGCGCTCCTCGCGGCGGCCGCGGCCGGCGCGGGCTCGGCGCTCGTGCCGCCGGCCATCTTCGAAGGTGCCTGGCTGCCTCGCTTCGCCTGGGCGAACCTCGTGCTCGGCGCGTTCAACCTCCTCCCCGCGATCCCCCTCGACGGCGGGCGCATCCTGCGCGCGCTCCTCGCCCAGAAGGACGAGGAGCGCGGGACGGTCGTCGCCGCGCGCGTCGGCGAGGTGCTCGCCGTCGCGATGGTCGTCGCGGGGCTGCTCGTCGACCTCTGGCTCGTCGTCATCGGCGCCTTCGTCCTCGTGGGCGCTCGCGCCGAGCGGGCCGCCGCCGTGCTGCGCGCCTCGCTGCACGGCGCGCGCGTCGTCGACCTCATGAACCTCGAGCCCGCCGTCCTCGACGCCGCCGCCACGCGGGTCGAGGCCGCGCGAGCCCTGCGCCGCGCGCCGGATGGCGTCGTCTTCGTCACCGAGGCCGGCCGCTACCTCGGCACCCTCACCGAGCGGGCGCTCGAGCGCAGCGACGCCGAGCACGCGGGCGGCGCCGCCGACCGCGACGCGCCCGTTCTCGAGGCGACGGCCGAGCTCTACCCGGACGCGGCCGAGGCGCTGGCGCGCTCCCGCCTGCCCGCCCTCGCCGTCGTGTCCGACGGCGAGATCGTCGGCGCACTGCGTGCCGACGACCTCGACCGCCTCGTCCGCCGACAGGCTCGCGCCGGCGCCCGCCGCTGACGCCCCGCCCGCCAGGACGAAGGTCCCTGGCGGCGCGAGGTAGCGGGCGCCCATCCTCGAGACGACCACGAACCGCACCGAGCCGGGGCGCCATGTACGAGATCCTCGCAGCGATCGACGGCTCGCTCGCATCCGACCGGGCCCTCGAGGCGACCGTCGAGCTCGCGAGGGCGACGGGCGGGCACGTGCACGTCGTGCACGTGCGCGAGCTCGCCACCGTCGGCGCCTACGGCGCCGTCTACCGGTCCGAGCCCGAGGAGGCGGAGCGCCTCGTCCAGGGCTACGTGGAGCGCCTGCGCGCCGCAGGCGTCGAGGCCGACGGAGCGCCTCGCGACGCCACGCACCCCGAGGTGGCGCGTGACATCGTCGAAGCCGCCCGGGAGCACGACGCGTCGGTGATCGTGGTCGGCTCGCGCGGCAGGGGCGACATCGGCTCGATCGCCCTCGGGAGCGTCTCCCACGACCTGCTGCGGCGCGCCGACCGCCCGGTGCTCGTCGTCACCGCGCGCTGCGCGCGAGGCCCGGGCGACGGCCAGCGCTCGGCCTAGGCCTCGCTGCCCACGCGGTCGGCCGCCGGCGCCCCGTCAGTGCTCGCGAGCGAGAAGTAGGCCTCCTCCTCCTGGGCGTTGTGCAGGCGGACGAGCGCGTCGAGCCCGTAGAGCAGGCGCGCGAGCTCGCGCTGCTGCTCGTCGTCGGGACCGCCCTGGTCGAGCTCGCCGGAGAGGCCGGCGAGGAGGCGGGCGAGGTGGGCGATCTCGACGTGGGAGCGGCTCATCGGCCCGGTCGGGTCCCGGCCGCCGAGCACGCGCGCGACCGCCGGGTAGAGCTTCTCCTCCTCCAGGCGCTCGTGGGGCAAGAGCTCGCGCTCGAGGAACTCGCACAGCGCGCGCAGCTCGGCCCGCGCCACCTCGGGCGCCAGCGTGCCGAGCGAGTCGGCGAGCGCCCGCCCGCGCGCGAGGCGGTCGGCGAGCTGGCGGTGCTCGCCCTCGAGGCGCCGGGCGAGCTCGGCCGGCGGGCCCACGAGGCCGCGCGCTGGGCGCTCGCCGAAGGCGGCGCGCAGGGCGTTGGCGATCGCGACCACGTCGATCCCCTCCTGGAGGATCGCCCCGGCCAGCGGGGGCAGCCGGCCGAGCGCCGCCGCGACCATCGCGACCAGCGACAGCGCCATGCCGACGGCGGCGCTCTCGAGCGCGATGCGACGTGCCCGGCGCGCGACGCGCAGCGTCGCCACGAGGCCGTCGAGGCGGTCGAGGGTGAGGACGACGTCCGCGGCGTCCGACGAGGCGGACGCCCCGCGCCCGCCCAGCGCGACGCCGACGTCAGCCGCCGCGAGCGCCGGAGCGTCGTTCACGCCGTCGCCGACCATCACCGTGGTCCCGGCGGCCCGCTCGACCCCAATCGCAGCGACCTTCTCCTCGGGGCTGCGCTCGGCGAGCACCTCGTCGACGCCGAGCACGGCCCCGACGGCCTCGGCCGCCGGCTCGCGGTCGCCGGTCGCCATCACCACCCGCGACACGCCGAGCTCGCGCAGCGCGCGAATCGAGCGCGCCGCGTCCGGACGCAGCGGGTCGTCGAGCACGACCGCCCCAGCGAGGCGGCCGTCGACCTCGACGAACACCGACAGCGCCCCCTCGAGCGCGATCCGCCGGCGAACGGCGCGCACCCACGAGGCGTCCTCGGTGGCACCCAACCAGGACAGCCGCCCGACGCGGACACGGCGACCGCCGATCTCGCCTGCGACGCCGCCCGCGACGGACTCCTCGACGGCGCCCGGCCACTCGAGCGCGATGCCCCGTGCGGACGCCTCGCGCACCACGGCGGAGGCGAGCAGGTGGGCCGAGTGCTGCTCGAGCGAGGCGGCGAGGCGCAGCACCTCGCCCTCGTCCGTCCCGGGCGCGGTCACGACCTCGCGCACGCGCGGCGCTCCGCGCGTCACCGTCCCGGTCTTGTCGAGCACGACGACCCGGGTCTGCGCCAGGCGCTCGAGCACGCCGCCGCCCTTCACGATCACCCCGCGGCGCGCGGCCGTCGACAGGCCCGAGACGATCGCGACGGGGACGGCGAGCAGGAGCGGGCACGGCGTCGCCACGACGATGACGGCCACGGCGCGCGTCGCGGACCCGCTCGCCGCCCAGGCGCCGCCAGCGAGCGCGAGCGCGAGCGGCACGAAGCCTGCCGCGAGACGGTCGGCGAGGCGGGCGGCCGGCGGGCGCTCGTCGACGGCGCGCCGCACCAGGCGGACGATCGCGGCGAAGGTGCTCGCCTCCATCGAGGCCACCGCACGCAGGTCGAAGGCGCCGCCCACGTTGACCGAGCCACTCGCGACGACCTCCCCCCGGGCAAGGGCAACGGGGAGGGGCTCACCGGTGATCGAGGAGGCGTCGACGGCGGCTTCGCTCGACGCCACGCGACCGTCGACGGGGACGACCTCCCCAGGCTTGACGAGCAGGAGGTCCCCTGGCTCGACGGCCCCGGGGTCCACCTCGACGAGGGCGCCCCCCTCGTAGCGGTGCGCGACGAGGGGGGCGCCCTCGAGCAGGTGCCGCAGGTCGCGCGCCGCGCGCTCGCTGGCACGAGCCTCGAGGACCCGCCCCGTCGCGACCATGAGCCCGACGACCGCGCCAGCGGCGAGCTCGCGCACCGCGAGCGTGCCGACGAGCGCCAGGACGGCGAGTACGTCGACGCCGATCCGCCGCCGCCAGGCCTGGGCGGCGACGGCCCCGGCCGTCACCGCCAGCGCGAGCAGGGCACAGGCAGCGAAGAGCGCGTCCGAGGCGCCGGCCGCCCCTGCCAGGCGCGCGCCGACGCCGGCCGCGATCGTTCCGGCCGAGGTGGCGAGGAGCGCGCCGTCGCGCGCGAGGGCGCCCGAACGCCAGGGGCGCCCCGTTCCGGCGCCGAGGGCGCGCCCGCCGGCCGGAGGACGCCCCTCCACCCGGACCTCACCGGCCCCGGCACGCACGCGACTCACGGAGCCATCGTCCCGCCAGGAGGGTCGGGACAGCGAAGGCACGAGCGGAGAGCCGAGCGCGCCACGGCTCCAGTATCGAGGGGCGGCGCGGCCGGCCGAAGTGCCGGAGGTCCCGACGCCCGCCAGCAGGTTGCGACCGAAGACCCTGGTCGGGACGTGCGGGTAGCACGACGCTGAGCGCCGATGCGCGCCGCACCGGCTCCGGTCACCCCCGACACCCGAGCCGGCGGCCTGAGCGACGCGGGCGTCGCCGAGCGGGTCGCGCGCGGGGCGATCAACGGGCGCGCCGCCGGCACGAGCCGGGGCTGGCGGTCGATCCTGCGCGCCAACGTCCTCACGCGCTTCAACGCGCTCCTCGGCGCCATGTGCGTCCTCGTCCTCGTCGTCGGGCCCCTCGAGGACGCCCTCTTCGGACTGATCCTCGTCATCAACACGACGATCGGCGTGATCCAGGAGGTGCGCGCCAAGCGGACGCTCGACCGGCTCGCGCTGCTCCACGCGCCGCGCGCCCGAGTCATTCGCTCGGGGGTCCCCCGGGAGGTCCCGACCGCCGAGATCGTCCTCGACGACCTCCTCGAGCTCCGTCGGGGCGACGAGCTGCCGGTCGACGCCGTGCTCGTCGAGGGCTCGGGAATCGAGGTCGACGAGTCGCTCGTCTCGGGCGAGTCCGAACCGGTCGACAAGGCAGTCGGCGACTCGCTGTACTCGGGGAGCTTCGTCGTCGCTGGCGAGGGCGTCGCCGTGGCAACGGCTGTCGGCGAGCGCTCGCTCGCCAGGAGCCTCGTCGACGAGGCGAGACGGCTCCGTCCGGCGAGCTCCGAGCTGCAGCGCGCCATCAACGGCATCCTGCGCATCGTCACCTGGGTCATCGCACCGCTCACCGCACTGCTGTTCTGGAGCCAGCTGAGCGGCACCGCGACGACCGCCGACGCGCTGCGGGCCTCCGTGGCCGGGACCGCCAACCTGGTCCCCGAGGGGCTCGTCCTGCTCACGAGCCTCGCCTACGCGCTCGGCGCGCTGCGGCTGACCAGGTCGAACGTCCTCATCCAGGAGCTCCCCGCCGTCGAGAACCTGGCACGCGTCGACGTGCTGTGCTTCGACAAGACGGGGACGCTGACCACCGGACGCCTGCGCGTCGAGCGCCTCGAGCCCCTCGTCGAGCACGTGCCGCTCGGTGACGTCCTCGCCACCCTCGCGGCCACCGAGGCCGAGCCGACGCCGAGCCTGCAGGCGATCGCACGAGACTGCGGCGGCTCCCGCCTCGCCGGACGAGCCGCCGTGCCCTTCTCCTCGGCGCGGCGCTGGAGCGGCGTCGAGGTGCCCGGGCTCGGCAGCTACGTCCTCGGCGCGCCCGAGACGCTCCTCGCCGCGCGCCCCGACGCCCGTCTCGCCGGGCGCGTCGAGGAGCTCGCCCGCCACGGCGTGCGGGTGCTCCTCGTGTGCCGCTCGCCCGAGGCGCTCACGCCGGCGCGCCTGCCGGCCGGCCTCGAGCCGGTCGGGATCGTCGGCCTCGCCGAGGAGCTGCGGCCCGACGCGGCGGA
Proteins encoded in this region:
- a CDS encoding IPT/TIG domain-containing protein; the encoded protein is MAPSAEQRRGPAARARRAGPRLLGAALALAAVAASPAAAGAEPGPVALVAVGAPARLPRSARPGGALGARRILQVGVALRPRDPAGLAAYAAAVADPGSRLYRHFLTPAAFARRFGPTEAAVAAVTRGLRAAGLEVGRVPANRMVVPAAGSAARVEAAFHVRLERYRLPGRQEGWAATSAPLLPARWAGDVASVLGLDNLVVPHALLARPAHPPARARLAPRVGGGGPASTTPRACAAATAAARAAGGWTDTQVAAAYGLSGLFARGGLGAGQRIALYELEPFSRHDLATFERCYFGADRTSQVTTVPVDGFDLSGSGSGESILDLENLVALAPQAQVLVYEAPNTTFGALDEYNAIVSQDAANIVSTSWGQCESALQVAAPGAQQLENYLFEEAAAQGQTVFAATGDTGSDDCAGTPFASNVPVKPYLSVDDPAAQPYVVAVGGTSLSRDDPPLAGAETVWNDGANWGGTGGGISTTWPSPAWQADSGVPGVDPTANRQVPDVSASADEWRGITVYSSSFGPTPRLGADAPRRPRRSAGWTTLGGTSSATPIWAAMMADTASSPACASLSTTAAGPTLGFLAPLLYRAAALDYPGDFNDVTRGSNDVFGLGQGYSAGPGYDLATGLGSPVLTRPAGGGLADTLCALATGSSLVVPPRPTVTGLSPAYGPSGGGTAVTITGSGFPAGDPGALRVDFGAAPAQVTSVGASSVTVVAPPSTRSPSAASFAGAGPVDVTVTVLAKDAIATSAPGPAATYDYVAESGSSPVPVVTGIGPSGGNVAGGNTVDVFGAGFLVGGPVSVTFGGVPASDVHVVSDFELTATVPPESSATSCASGPGFDPATLCQVQVVVAGAGGTSPTAPILPSLSGPVVFTPAGVVDPTPETEVAPAATEYDYAPAPTITSISPNPADASGSTPVTIHGSGFAFNSFEWVNFGPPSDPSSEQLQITEISSSTIMIDPPPAASSASAEPKPLAGGVSVQSVGGRSNVVRFAYAGIPLVRRIGAYGGPTTGGTLVRITGSGLAQVRDVAFIPFDVTSPSGAATSYDVRVVSDRSITVVAPSSLPGPVDVVPCSPTGCARRNPSVDTFVYFNPASPSLAAVHPRSGPAAGGTRVALFGDNLDGAVAVRFGRNLARRLAAGSGYPDGDPYLLVVSSAPGRAGASVPIRVVTRAGRTLTSPATTFRYLPSPPSPPVGLRVAIDGDRALLRWGAPLSDGGSPITGYAVSASAPGVPVLHWRVGPGARAAVASGLSVGAAYTFSVAAVNERHGVGPAARRGPVEVRFSADGYRLATSAGEVVGFGSLPALGGLVGSPPGARVVGIAATPSGQGYWLATAGGNVYAFGDASPHGGPAVHVAGIVADADGGGYWLFSPSGAVYAYGDAPAFGGARPRPSSPVVGLAPSSGGHGCWLLGANGSVEALGSAVRLGSPVLGAGDVAAAIAATPDGKGYWVATRAGAVYAFGDARSYGSAAGVADGPVVALAATPDGRGYWLATRTGAVYAFGDARYEGRAGSSAGSVVGLATN
- a CDS encoding site-2 protease family protein, encoding MRGSVRVATVAGIPLRVHWSLGLLVVLVLATTPSGGSALAGRAAYVAGLFASVTVHELAHGIVARRRGLVVRDVVLLPIGGVTEVEHLGESARDELRVAIAGPASSLAIGALLAAAAAGAGSALVPPAIFEGAWLPRFAWANLVLGAFNLLPAIPLDGGRILRALLAQKDEERGTVVAARVGEVLAVAMVVAGLLVDLWLVVIGAFVLVGARAERAAAVLRASLHGARVVDLMNLEPAVLDAAATRVEAARALRRAPDGVVFVTEAGRYLGTLTERALERSDAEHAGGAADRDAPVLEATAELYPDAAEALARSRLPALAVVSDGEIVGALRADDLDRLVRRQARAGARR
- a CDS encoding pyridoxamine 5'-phosphate oxidase family protein, giving the protein MDTDSGTGSLDELDESECRRLLATKDVGRLAVVADGQPLVVPVNYVLDGDDIVFRSDPGTKLAHSSLDKVAFEVDELDPAVREGWSVLVRGVGREITSALDERSERQRALPLRTWVTGERGHWVRIVASEITGRRLRHSEAPAPPS
- a CDS encoding universal stress protein; this translates as MYEILAAIDGSLASDRALEATVELARATGGHVHVVHVRELATVGAYGAVYRSEPEEAERLVQGYVERLRAAGVEADGAPRDATHPEVARDIVEAAREHDASVIVVGSRGRGDIGSIALGSVSHDLLRRADRPVLVVTARCARGPGDGQRSA
- a CDS encoding HAD-IC family P-type ATPase, translated to MRAAPAPVTPDTRAGGLSDAGVAERVARGAINGRAAGTSRGWRSILRANVLTRFNALLGAMCVLVLVVGPLEDALFGLILVINTTIGVIQEVRAKRTLDRLALLHAPRARVIRSGVPREVPTAEIVLDDLLELRRGDELPVDAVLVEGSGIEVDESLVSGESEPVDKAVGDSLYSGSFVVAGEGVAVATAVGERSLARSLVDEARRLRPASSELQRAINGILRIVTWVIAPLTALLFWSQLSGTATTADALRASVAGTANLVPEGLVLLTSLAYALGALRLTRSNVLIQELPAVENLARVDVLCFDKTGTLTTGRLRVERLEPLVEHVPLGDVLATLAATEAEPTPSLQAIARDCGGSRLAGRAAVPFSSARRWSGVEVPGLGSYVLGAPETLLAARPDARLAGRVEELARHGVRVLLVCRSPEALTPARLPAGLEPVGIVGLAEELRPDAADTVAFLVAQGVELKVVSGDHPATIAAVARAAGVPERGEPVSGEALPASGSALERLVEDRSVFGRIGPRQKRELVEALQRRGHVVAMTGDGVNDVLALRRADLGIVMGSGSPASRAAGRVVLLDSAFAALPEVLAEGRRVLANVERVAKLFVAKTVYVALLALAIGAAHLAYPLFPRHFTLVSTLTVGVPSFFLALGPATTRLRSGFAERVADFVVPAGVLAFAGAFGSYLYARTAPGSTPAAVRTATTLAIGVAGLAVLASAARPLTRWRIALVATMALGLVGALGLGASRRFFEFSGPSPGTLAAVLAISLPLGALVLLATSRSNGRVGAAVAAVVPRRREDARRPAGSQQ
- a CDS encoding heavy metal translocating P-type ATPase — translated: MSRVRAGAGEVRVEGRPPAGGRALGAGTGRPWRSGALARDGALLATSAGTIAAGVGARLAGAAGASDALFAACALLALAVTAGAVAAQAWRRRIGVDVLAVLALVGTLAVRELAAGAVVGLMVATGRVLEARASERAARDLRHLLEGAPLVAHRYEGGALVEVDPGAVEPGDLLLVKPGEVVPVDGRVASSEAAVDASSITGEPLPVALARGEVVASGSVNVGGAFDLRAVASMEASTFAAIVRLVRRAVDERPPAARLADRLAAGFVPLALALAGGAWAASGSATRAVAVIVVATPCPLLLAVPVAIVSGLSTAARRGVIVKGGGVLERLAQTRVVVLDKTGTVTRGAPRVREVVTAPGTDEGEVLRLAASLEQHSAHLLASAVVREASARGIALEWPGAVEESVAGGVAGEIGGRRVRVGRLSWLGATEDASWVRAVRRRIALEGALSVFVEVDGRLAGAVVLDDPLRPDAARSIRALRELGVSRVVMATGDREPAAEAVGAVLGVDEVLAERSPEEKVAAIGVERAAGTTVMVGDGVNDAPALAAADVGVALGGRGASASSDAADVVLTLDRLDGLVATLRVARRARRIALESAAVGMALSLVAMVAAALGRLPPLAGAILQEGIDVVAIANALRAAFGERPARGLVGPPAELARRLEGEHRQLADRLARGRALADSLGTLAPEVARAELRALCEFLERELLPHERLEEEKLYPAVARVLGGRDPTGPMSRSHVEIAHLARLLAGLSGELDQGGPDDEQQRELARLLYGLDALVRLHNAQEEEAYFSLASTDGAPAADRVGSEA